From Leptospira venezuelensis, a single genomic window includes:
- a CDS encoding M23 family metallopeptidase, whose protein sequence is MKRKTILSLVGASALIFLSWKSFANTYLEEVKVDNQFIQTYQSREGIWIVPGKVKESLEDLYHKFGTSEREVRLLNGIHDSGKIQNSEPIFFPYNANYTRNLLLEDKGREIFTSDARELIWPLSFKYSRVTSRLGRRWNALHAGVDIACPNGSVVIAAADGVVTDSKRDGGYGLRVVLSHPQINGIQTLYAHNSLLFVKQGDKVKKGQVLALSGNTGHTTGPHVHFEVRYQNVVLNPEHYLPPFLADKESQVAIAKETIQQ, encoded by the coding sequence ATGAAAAGAAAAACTATTCTTTCGCTAGTCGGCGCATCTGCACTCATATTCCTTTCCTGGAAATCTTTCGCAAATACATATTTGGAAGAGGTAAAGGTAGATAACCAATTCATCCAAACCTATCAATCCAGAGAAGGGATCTGGATTGTTCCTGGAAAAGTAAAAGAATCCCTAGAAGATCTTTACCATAAATTCGGAACCTCCGAAAGAGAAGTTCGCCTTCTAAACGGAATTCACGACAGCGGTAAGATCCAAAACTCAGAGCCTATATTCTTCCCATATAACGCAAATTATACACGCAATCTTCTATTAGAGGACAAAGGAAGAGAGATCTTCACCTCGGATGCAAGAGAATTGATTTGGCCATTAAGCTTCAAATATTCCAGAGTTACTTCCAGATTGGGAAGACGTTGGAATGCACTTCACGCTGGCGTGGACATTGCTTGCCCGAATGGATCAGTAGTCATTGCTGCGGCTGATGGAGTAGTGACTGATTCCAAAAGAGATGGTGGATACGGACTAAGAGTGGTACTTTCTCATCCTCAGATCAATGGGATCCAAACATTATACGCTCATAATTCTCTACTTTTCGTTAAACAAGGTGATAAAGTTAAAAAAGGACAGGTGCTTGCACTTTCCGGAAACACTGGTCACACGACTGGTCCCCATGTTCACTTCGAAGTTCGTTACCAAAACGTTGTGTTGAACCCTGAACATTATCTTCCTCCTTTCTTAGCGGATAAAGAATCCCAAGTTGCGATTGCAAAAGAAACCATCCAACAATAA
- a CDS encoding thiol-disulfide oxidoreductase DCC family protein has product MSEFTDPIVLFDGVCNLCNGAVNALLDLDKHKRLKFASLQSEYAKNLIQSNTLEEKVRGIDSILFWDGKEIHSKSNAVLEICRTLGGFWKILLAGYIIPRPIRNLFYDLIAKNRYRLFGKRESCRMPTPELKERILG; this is encoded by the coding sequence TTGTCAGAATTTACGGATCCGATCGTGCTATTTGATGGAGTTTGCAATTTGTGCAATGGTGCAGTGAACGCACTTTTGGATCTGGATAAACATAAAAGATTAAAATTCGCGAGCCTTCAATCCGAATATGCAAAAAATCTAATCCAATCTAATACCTTGGAAGAAAAAGTCCGAGGTATTGACAGTATCCTTTTCTGGGATGGGAAGGAAATTCATAGCAAGTCCAATGCGGTCTTAGAGATCTGTAGGACACTCGGAGGATTTTGGAAAATTCTTCTGGCCGGATATATCATTCCAAGGCCCATTCGAAATCTGTTCTATGATCTGATCGCCAAAAACAGGTATAGACTTTTCGGAAAAAGAGAGTCTTGTAGAATGCCTACTCCGGAACTGAAAGAGAGGATCCTAGGGTAA